From Phragmites australis chromosome 5, lpPhrAust1.1, whole genome shotgun sequence, a single genomic window includes:
- the LOC133919863 gene encoding probable fucosyltransferase 8, translating to MDVRRARSPRAPAEEDKKRAVWRGSGVRPEMVLVGFLITLALLVFVFGGRWGSSSLPSSSSGPKPVDPHVAAGATPQSRKTVTPKNVSASTTTPLSQDKLLGGLLSAAFQESSCQSRYKSNLYRKPSPFPLSPYLVQKLRKYEVYHKKCGPGTKRYRRAIKQLNAGRNVDNSECKYVVWFPCNGLGNRMLTIASTFLYALLTDRVLLMHVAPEQEGLFCEPFPGSSWVLPGNFPHNNPQSLHIGAPESYANMLKNNVIRNDDPNMPASSLPPYVYLHVEQFRLKLSDNVFCDEDQVMLSKFNWMILKSDSYFAPALFLTPMFEKELARMFPQKEAVFHHLGRYLFHPTNRVWGIIRRYYEAYLTRVDEKIGFQIRIFPEKPVKFENMYDQLIRCIREQQLLPELGTAEPTNSTADAGKVKAVLIASLYSGYYEKIRGMYYENPTKTGEIVAVYQPSHEEQQQYTSSEHNQKALAEIYLLSYCDKITMSAWSTFGYVAYSFAGVKPWILLRPDWDKERSEVACVRSASVEPCLHSPPILSCRAKKEVDVAVVKPYVRHCEDVGFGLKLFDS from the exons ATGGACGTGAGGCGGGCGCGGAGCCCTCGGGCTCCGGCCGAGGAGGATAAGAAGAGGGCCGTGTGGCGCGGCTCCGGCGTCCGGCCGGAGATGGTGCTGGTCGGCTTCCTCATCACGCTGGCTCTCCTGGTGTTCGTCTTCGGCGGCCGCTGGGGCAGCagctccctcccctcctcctcctccggccccAAGCCCGTCGACCCCCACGTCGCCGCCGGCGCAACGCCTCAAAGTCGAA AAACTGTTACTCCGAAGAACGTCTCTGCATCGACCACAACACCTCTGTCCCAGGACAAGCTGCTCGGAGGATTACTTTCTGCGGCATTCCAAGAATCGTCCTGCCAGAGCCGCTACAAATCGAATCTCTACCGGAAGCCATCCCCTTTCCCGCTCTCCCCTTACCTCGTGCAGAAGCTGAGGAAGTACGAGGTGTACCACAAGAAATGCGGCCCGGGAACCAAGCGCTACCGCAGGGCCATCAAGCAGCTCAATGCCGGGCGCAACGTCGACAACTCGGAGTGCAAGTACGTGGTGTGGTTCCCCTGCAACGGCCTCGGCAACCGCATGCTCACCATCGCCTCCACTTTCCTCTACGCCCTCCTCACCGACCGGGTGCTCCTCATGCACGTCGCGCCGGAGCAAGAGGGCCTCTTCTGCGAGCCGTTCCCGGGCAGCTCGTGGGTGCTCCCTGGGAACTTCCCTCACAACAACCCCCAGAGCCTCCACATCGGCGCGCCGGAGAGCTACGCCAACATGCTCAAGAACAATGTCATCCGCAACGACGACCCGAACATGCCGGCGTCGTCGCTGCCGCCGTACGTCTACCTCCACGTCGAGCAGTTCCGCCTGAAGCTGTCTGACAATGTCTTCTGCGATGAGGATCAGGTGATGCTCAGCAAGTTCAACTGGATGATACTCAAGTCTGACAGCTACTTCGCGCCGGCGCTCTTCCTGACGCCGATGTTCGAGAAGGAGCTCGCAAGGATGTTCCCGCAGAAGGAGGCGGTGTTCCATCACCTGGGACGGTACCTCTTCCACCcgacgaaccgagtctgggggaTCATAAGAAGATACTACGAAGCGTATCTTACAAGGGTGGACGAGAAGATCGGGTTTCAGATTCGGATTTTCCCCGAGAAGCCGGTCAAGTTCGAGAACATGTATGATCAGCTCATCAGGTGCATCAGGGAGCAGCAGCTGTTGCCGGAACTCGGCACCGCCGAGCCGACAAACTCGACAGCTGATGCAGGGAAGGTGAAGGCCGTTCTGATCGCTTCCCTGTACTCAGGGTACTACGAGAAGATCCGTGGCATGTACTACGAGAATCCGACCAAGACCGGCGAGATCGTGGCGGTGTACCAGCCAAGCcacgaggagcagcagcagtacACGTCGAGTGAGCACAACCAGAAGGCGCTGGCCGAGATCTACCTGCTCAGCTACTGCGACAAGATCACAATGAGCGCCTGGTCCACGTTCGGGTACGTCGCGTACAGCTTCGCCGGCGTGAAGCCGTGGATCCTGCTCCGGCCGGACTGGGACAAGGAGAGGTCCGAGGTCGCGTGCGTCCGGTCGGCGTCCGTCGAGCCGTGCCTGCACTCGCCGCCGATCCTCAGTTGCAGGGCGAAGAAGGAGGTCGACGTGGCCGTCGTCAAGCCGTACGTCCGGCACTGCGAGGACGTCGGGTTCGGTCTCAAGTTGTTCGACAGCTAA
- the LOC133919864 gene encoding galactoside 2-alpha-L-fucosyltransferase-like isoform X1: MVMGRPSHSHGSGGVAGDEERQPLRGGLETERAPAPPHHGVEQQQEAGRGSRFWLASVRAVLVLFLLSVPAVLLLLRWQANSSPQWVFEAEPPAEDDGQDIQDDMSDDLSLSRHIEYDKLLSGLLIEGFDEKSCQSRYQFARYHRNSPSIPSSYLIERLRKQEALQKKCGPGTKAYKEATKQLSSGQSINVTDCNYLFLIIHAGLGNRMLEITSAFLYALLTNRVLLVDRYKEIAGLFCEPFPETSWLVPSDFPLNYGEFTQSSPESYGNMLQNKVVGGNVDRSLAGTRPSYVYLHLDGNYGFHDKLFFCEDDQQFLQGIPWLIMRTDMYFVPSLFFIPAYQDELSRLFPEKDTVFHHLARYLFHPTNNVWYSVTRYYRSYLAKAEKRVGIQIRIYETKGILQRNGPFPHILNQILSCAQNENLLPEISMTEEAATETQNNRTIAVLTTSLSSWYSDQIQKKYDEHQTVDGTTVKVYLPSHEEYQKSRNKKHNMKALAEIYLLSMTDVLITSGFSTFGYAAQGLAGLKPWIMFRSENHVVPDPPCGRAMSIEPCFHQAPYYDCKARRDADLGKVVPFVRHCEDVSWGLKIVNQTQL, from the exons ATGGTCATGGGGAGGCCAAGCCACAGCCACGGAAGCGGGGGCGTAGCTGGCGACGAGGAGCGGCAGCCTCTGCGCGGCGGCCTGGAGACGGAgagggcgccggcgccgccccaCCATGGCgtggagcagcagcaggaggcggGGCGGGGCAGCAGGTTCTGGCTCGCGTCCGTGCGCGCCGTGCTGGTGCTCTTCTTGCTCTCGGTCCCGGCCGTCCTACTCCTGCTACGGTGGCAGGCCAACTCCTCGCCGCAGTGGGTCTTCGAGGCCGAGCCCCCCGCGGAAGACGACGGCCAAG ATATACAAGATGATATGTCTGATGATCTATCTCTGTCGCGACATATTGAGTACGATAAACTTCTGAGTGGCCTTCTGATTGAGGGATTTGATGAAAAATCTTGTCAAAGCAGATATCAGTTCGCACGTTATCACAGGAATTCACCAAGCATACCTTCTTCATACCTCATAGAGAGGTTAAGGAAACAAGAAGCATTGCAGAAAAAGTGCGGCCCCGGCACCAAAGCATACAAGGAAGCCACAAAACAGCTGAGCTCCGGTCAGAGCATCAATGTGACAGATTGCAACTATCTGTTCCTGATAATCCACGCTGGCTTAGGGAACCGGATGCTTGAGATCACTTCAGCATTCCTATATGCACTCCTTACAAACCGGGTTCTGCTTGTCGATCGCTATAAGGAGATTGCTGGCCTTTTCTGCGAACCTTTCCCTGAAACTTCATGGTTGGTTCCTTCAGATTTCCCTCTGAACTATGGCGAATTTACCCAGAGTAGTCCAGAGAGCTACGGCAACATGCTACAGAATAAAGTTGTCGGTGGCAATGTAGATCGGTCTTTGGCTGGTACTAGACCTTCCTATGTGTATCTTCACCTTGATGGTAACTATGGTTTCCATGACAAGCTTTTCTTCTGCGAAGACGACCAACAATTCCTGCAAGGTATCCCATGGCTGATCATGAGAACTGACATGTACTTCGTGCCGTCCCTGTTTTTTATTCCAGCTTACCAAGATGAACTAAGCAGGCTATTTCCTGAGAAAGACACTGTTTTCCATCACTTGGCCCGCTATCTTTTTCATCCGACAAACAATGTTTGGTATTCAGTTACAAGATATTACCGGTCCTACCTTGCCAAAGCTGAAAAAAGAGTGGGAATTCAGATCAGAATATATGAAACGAAGGGCATCTTGCAAAGAAATGGCCCGTTCCCACACATTCTGAATCAGATCCTTTCATGTGCTCAGAATGAAAATCTCCTTCCAGAAATTAGCATGACAGAGGAAGCAGCAACCGAGACTCAGAATAACAGAACGATTGCCGTTCTAACTACTTCGTTGAGCTCATGGTACAGTGATCAGATCCAGAAGAAGTACGATGAGCACCAGACTGTCGACGGCACCACTGTCAAAGTGTACCTGCCGAGCCACGAGGAGTACCAGAAGTCGAGGAACAAGAAGCATAACATGAAGGCTCTTGCCGAGATCTATCTATTGAGCATGACTGACGTACTGATCACCAGTGGCTTTTCCACCTTCGGGTACGCAGCTCAGGGGCTCGCCGGCCTGAAGCCATGGATCATGTTCAGGTCGGAGAACCACGTCGTGCCAGACCCACCATGCGGCCGCGCCATGTCCATCGAACCGTGCTTCCATCAAGCTCCCTACTACGACTGCAAGGCGAGGAGGGACGCTGACTTGGGCAAAGTGGTGCCTTTTGTAAGGCATTGCGAGGACGTGAGCTGGGGACTGAAGATTGTAAATCAAACTCAGTTGTAG
- the LOC133919864 gene encoding galactoside 2-alpha-L-fucosyltransferase-like isoform X2 yields MLACRQGANRKIGVVYELMVMGRGDEERLPLQQGLETERAAGSSAAEAKKPRRLSRAALAVCFLAVPAVLLLQRWQAGAAPEWLFEVEPPADDDRDIQDDMSDDLSLSRHIEYDKLLSGLLIEGFDEKSCQSRYQFARYHRNSPSIPSSYLIERLRKQEALQKKCGPGTKAYKEATKQLSSGQSINVTDCNYLFLIIHAGLGNRMLEITSAFLYALLTNRVLLVDRYKEIAGLFCEPFPETSWLVPSDFPLNYGEFTQSSPESYGNMLQNKVVGGNVDRSLAGTRPSYVYLHLDGNYGFHDKLFFCEDDQQFLQGIPWLIMRTDMYFVPSLFFIPAYQDELSRLFPEKDTVFHHLARYLFHPTNNVWYSVTRYYRSYLAKAEKRVGIQIRIYETKGILQRNGPFPHILNQILSCAQNENLLPEISMTEEAATETQNNRTIAVLTTSLSSWYSDQIQKKYDEHQTVDGTTVKVYLPSHEEYQKSRNKKHNMKALAEIYLLSMTDVLITSGFSTFGYAAQGLAGLKPWIMFRSENHVVPDPPCGRAMSIEPCFHQAPYYDCKARRDADLGKVVPFVRHCEDVSWGLKIVNQTQL; encoded by the exons ATGCTCGCTTGCAGACAGGGCGCCAATCGAAAAATAGGAGTTGTTTATGAGCTCATGGTGATGGGGAGGGGCGACGAGGAGCGGCTGCCGCTGCAGCAGGGGTTGGAGACGGAGAGGGCGGCCGGgtcgtcggcggcggaggcaaaGAAGCCGCGCAGGCTCTCGCGCGCCGCGCTGGCGGTGTGCTTCCTGGCTGTCCCGGCCGTCCTGCTCCTGCAGCGGTGGCAGGCCGGCGCCGCGCCGGAGTGGCTCTTCGAAGTCGAGCCCCCGGCGGATGACGACCGAG ATATACAAGATGATATGTCTGATGATCTATCTCTGTCGCGACATATTGAGTACGATAAACTTCTGAGTGGCCTTCTGATTGAGGGATTTGATGAAAAATCTTGTCAAAGCAGATATCAGTTCGCACGTTATCACAGGAATTCACCAAGCATACCTTCTTCATACCTCATAGAGAGGTTAAGGAAACAAGAAGCATTGCAGAAAAAGTGCGGCCCCGGCACCAAAGCATACAAGGAAGCCACAAAACAGCTGAGCTCCGGTCAGAGCATCAATGTGACAGATTGCAACTATCTGTTCCTGATAATCCACGCTGGCTTAGGGAACCGGATGCTTGAGATCACTTCAGCATTCCTATATGCACTCCTTACAAACCGGGTTCTGCTTGTCGATCGCTATAAGGAGATTGCTGGCCTTTTCTGCGAACCTTTCCCTGAAACTTCATGGTTGGTTCCTTCAGATTTCCCTCTGAACTATGGCGAATTTACCCAGAGTAGTCCAGAGAGCTACGGCAACATGCTACAGAATAAAGTTGTCGGTGGCAATGTAGATCGGTCTTTGGCTGGTACTAGACCTTCCTATGTGTATCTTCACCTTGATGGTAACTATGGTTTCCATGACAAGCTTTTCTTCTGCGAAGACGACCAACAATTCCTGCAAGGTATCCCATGGCTGATCATGAGAACTGACATGTACTTCGTGCCGTCCCTGTTTTTTATTCCAGCTTACCAAGATGAACTAAGCAGGCTATTTCCTGAGAAAGACACTGTTTTCCATCACTTGGCCCGCTATCTTTTTCATCCGACAAACAATGTTTGGTATTCAGTTACAAGATATTACCGGTCCTACCTTGCCAAAGCTGAAAAAAGAGTGGGAATTCAGATCAGAATATATGAAACGAAGGGCATCTTGCAAAGAAATGGCCCGTTCCCACACATTCTGAATCAGATCCTTTCATGTGCTCAGAATGAAAATCTCCTTCCAGAAATTAGCATGACAGAGGAAGCAGCAACCGAGACTCAGAATAACAGAACGATTGCCGTTCTAACTACTTCGTTGAGCTCATGGTACAGTGATCAGATCCAGAAGAAGTACGATGAGCACCAGACTGTCGACGGCACCACTGTCAAAGTGTACCTGCCGAGCCACGAGGAGTACCAGAAGTCGAGGAACAAGAAGCATAACATGAAGGCTCTTGCCGAGATCTATCTATTGAGCATGACTGACGTACTGATCACCAGTGGCTTTTCCACCTTCGGGTACGCAGCTCAGGGGCTCGCCGGCCTGAAGCCATGGATCATGTTCAGGTCGGAGAACCACGTCGTGCCAGACCCACCATGCGGCCGCGCCATGTCCATCGAACCGTGCTTCCATCAAGCTCCCTACTACGACTGCAAGGCGAGGAGGGACGCTGACTTGGGCAAAGTGGTGCCTTTTGTAAGGCATTGCGAGGACGTGAGCTGGGGACTGAAGATTGTAAATCAAACTCAGTTGTAG